ATATCACGCTTGGAGCGTGATTTCTTATTCTGTTGTACAGCCATTGTATTACTCCTACACAATTTGCATTTGCTGGGGCGGAATATTACCGATTTTTTGTCGGTAATCCAAGTGTTACGCAATAATTTCTATATTATTCTTGCTCTAATGTGATGAATTTAGATGCTGCACTATTGCATTCATTAGTTGAGAGATGAAATTCAGGTGCATAAAGATGTAATTCATCAGTGATTAATTCTGCAAGATCAACATGATTGTTTTTGGCGACTATACTCTCATATTTTTCCATCATTTTTTCAGCCATTTCATCAGTGCGGCAAATAGCTAATTCAGTTTGATTATGATAATGATGGGAAAATTCATCTAAACAGCGTTGACAGGTTAAGTTTAGCACACCATCCACATTAAGCGTCAGCAGATAATAATCATCGCAAGCTTTGACGTCAAATTGACAGTTGACGGAACAACGCGTTTGAATTCGGGCGGGTAATCTATCACTCAACTCAACTACTACCGTATGAGTCCCCTCTTTTATTGCATAGTTTTTTAAATTAATTAGCATAAAATTACTTTTAATATCGATTTCAAATTCATATATTATAACGTAAAATAGACCCTTTTTTATACACAATGCTATTTTATGAAAGCTAAAGTTATTGTTGGTATGTCTGGAGGCGTCGATTCATCGGTAGCTGCCTGGCTTCTTCGTGAAGAAGGATATCATGTTGAAGGCCTGTTTATGAAGAATTGGGAACAGGATGACACCGAAGGTTATTGTGCAGCTGCTCTCGATTTAGCTGATGCCCAAGCCGTTTGCCTGCAATTAGGTATTCCTTTACATACTGTGAATTTCTCAAAGGAATACTGGGATCGCGTATTTGCTCATTTTCTTACTGAATATGAACAAGGACGCACACCTAACCCTGATGTTCTCTGTAATAAAGAAATTAAATTCAATGCCTTTTTAAACCATGCCTTAAGTTTGGGTGCCGATTA
The genomic region above belongs to Legionella micdadei and contains:
- a CDS encoding YceD family protein codes for the protein MLINLKNYAIKEGTHTVVVELSDRLPARIQTRCSVNCQFDVKACDDYYLLTLNVDGVLNLTCQRCLDEFSHHYHNQTELAICRTDEMAEKMMEKYESIVAKNNHVDLAELITDELHLYAPEFHLSTNECNSAASKFITLEQE